The following nucleotide sequence is from Cytophagia bacterium CHB2.
CCTTCCTCTCGCAGATATGTTATGGACACGTATATCAAACCTGGAATGAAGGTACTTGATCTCGGCTGTGGCGATGGTCAGCATCTGGAGTATTTGGCCAAATCGCTTCCCAAGCGGGACTTGTTCGGAACGGAGATCAGCCAGATTCGTGTCGACCGAGTAAACAAAAAAGGTTTCACCTGCGCAAAGGTTGATGGTTTTCGCCTGCCTTATGCCGATCGAGCCTTTGATGCGATCATCTTCTTTGAAGTCATTGAGCATATTCCCGAGGTGGAAGTGGAGCCGCTGTTGCATGAAATTGCACGCGTGCTCAAACCGAACGGCGTTGTTGTCGGTTCAACACCGAACTATCCCATCAAGCGTTACTATGATTTCTCCCACCGTATTCTGAGTCTGTTCGGACGAATTCCGGCATTTGGGGGAAACGGCAAAAAGCCGCCTCAAACTGCTTCGGAGACCTACCCAAACGAGTCAACGGCGCCTTTGCCGAAAGAGGCAACGCGACGTCAACCGTGGTTGATTCACAAAGTCGACCAGTTGTTCGCAGATGATCCAACGCATCAATATTTTTGCAGTTTTAATCGTATTTATCGCCTTGGCAAAAAGCACTTTCAGGACGTGGAGTTGTTCACAACCTTTAAAGCAATTGCCAAGCCGGTTGTTATTTCGAACCCGGTAAAGTTGTTTTCACATAAAATCGTATTCGTCTTTAAAAATTGCAATTGAGCCATGATACAGCAACCGTAAGTGCTGCGGCAACTGTGGCGACTGAGATGCCGGTTAGCACCGACACCGCTGGCTACCTCAAGAAAATTGCAAAAAATGCAGGCATAACTGCCGGCGGGCAACTGCTCAGCCAGGTTCTCGGACCCATAACCGGCATCATCACCACGCGAGCTCTGGGCGCCGAGCTGTATGGCATCTATACCCTCACCACGTATTGGACTAGCATGCTGGCGGATTTTTCCACGCTGGGTTTTGCCGGTATGCTCAATCGTTTTTCCGCCAGCTACAAAGGTGAAGGCCGGCTTGACAAGGCCAAGGGCACGATTCTGTTATCGCTCAAGATTGCGTTTATCGCCGGCAGTGTACTGGCGCTCGGGCTTGCGCTGTTTGCCGAACCGTTTTGCCGTTATGTGATCAAACAGCCGGAGTATGCGACGGCATTTCGGTTTGTGAGCATCGCCATTCTGTTCACTGCGCTTTACAGCATCTTTATTGCGGCGCTCAATGGTTTGCAACAGCAGGGTTATGTCGTTCTGACCAACGCTGTTGTCGCCAATTTAACGAAGTTGATCAGCCTGGTGGTCTTGCTTGCCTTTGGCTTTGAGCTTTATGCCGCGCTGGCCTCCAGCCTGTTGCAGGATTTGATCGTTCTCGTTTTGGCTGGAACATTTCTTCTCAAAGTTTTTCCCGGCCTGCGTGAGCGCAGCTTGCCGGCCACCACCGAGAAAAAACGGTCGTGGAAATTCTCGAGCACGCTGTTTGCCACCAGTCTGTTCAACAAGCACACCTTTCAACTCGATGTGGTTTTTTTGGGCATGTTCTGTCAGCCGCTGGAAGTGGGCTTGTATGCAGTTGCGCTACGCCTGCAACCGTTGATTTACATGCCGCACACGGCCATTATGCAGATCTTCGGCCCCATTGTGGCTGAGTTGCACGCCCGCCGGCAGCACAACGAAATGGCAAAACTCTACAAAACCGTGACGAAATGGACCACGGCATTTAGTCTCCCCATTTTCTTGACGATCGTATTGTTTTACGAGCCGATCTTGAGCATTTTTGGTAAAGAATTTCACGGCGCGGTGGCAGCCCTCCTCATCCTCGGTGTGGGAAATTTTTTTGCCGATATGTTCGGCATGAGCGGGCAAGTGCTGACCATGATCGGCAAGCCGGGCGTCAATCTCGCCAATGCCATTGTGATCACGGTGCTTAGTGTAACACTCTATCTTCTTTTGATCCCTCAAAAAGGTATCGTCGGCGCTGCGGTAGCTTATTCTCTCACGCATGGCATCATCAACATGGTGCGCTTGTTTGAAGTTCGCCATTTTCTCGACATTCACCCCTTCAAAGCAAGCTTGTGGAAAGTACCCTTTGCCGCCGGGCTTGCCTTGTTGGGTGTGCTCGGTTTGCGGAGCGAATGGTTTTTAGTAGCGCCGCCGCTTTGGTTTCTGCAGCTTGTCATTTTCTGGTGTGTTTATGCTGCAACGGTGTATATGCTTCGCCTTGACGCCGATGATTTGGTAGTTGTGCATGCACTCCACCGCAAGTTCTTTCGCGGCAGGACCCGATGATTCATATCGAACGCATTGACACACTTGCCGAGTTTGCGAGCCTGCGCGAGGAATGGAATGATCTGCTTGCCGCTTCCGGTTCTGAAAGCATTCATCTCCGGCATGAATGGCTCTACACTTGGGCCGTCCACTTTTTGGCAAAGAAAGATTTGTTGGTTCTGCGCCTTTGCGAGGGGAATGATACTATCGGGTTTGCGCCTCTGCAAGTGCGTACAATTCGCCTGAGGGGTATGCTTCCCTATCGCCAGGTTCTTTTTCTGGGCGATCCCGAATCGGATTTTTCTGACTTCATTGTGGCGCGTCACCGGGAACAAGCCCTTCGTGCGATTTTCGCAAGGCTTCGTAGTCGGCTAACTTGGGGTGAGATGCTGTTTCACAATATTTCCGATACGTCTCCCAACCTGTACGCCTTGAAAGATATTCTCGTTCGTGAAAGTGCGATTGTGCGTGAGCAAACGAAGTGTTATTACATCGATACCCAGGCAGTAACCTGGGAACAATATTATGCCACCACCAGCAAAAGTTTTGTTCAGCAGGATCTGCGACGTTTGCACAATCATCTCCGCGACAAAAACTGGGAGGTGGTGGAATCGCCTTTGACTGATATTCACCGAGAGATTGAAACCATTTACTTCCTGCATCATTGCAGCCAGACGCGTAAGGCGCGCAGCTCATACTATGCCAGTGATCGTTACCGGCGGTTCATTGCCGCCATGATGGAAGAGCTGAAAAGGTTTGGCGAAATCCGGCTGTTTTATTTACTGCTTGACAAGAAGCCGATCGCCTTTGTCTTGGGATTTCATTTCAGGAAGATTTTTTATTACTGGAATATCGGTTTTGATTCCGCTCACCAGAAGCTTTCTCCTTCGAAGGTTCTGTTGGCCGAGGTTATTCAGCGCTGTTTCCATTCCGGCGTGAACGAATTCAATTTTATGCGCGGTGATTCGGATTACAAAACCCGCTGGACGAAACAATTCAGATCAAATTTTCAAATACGCTGGCTAAATGAACGGGGCTTTTATGGATTCTTCAACCAATACCGATCTCATTCGGGGCAAACAAGTCGTGCAGAACAACCCCAGCTCGAACCAGCTTGAAGAGATTCGCTTGAGGGATGCTCAAGCGGCAGACTACCACGATTTCATCAAGTCGCATCGCGGGGAATATTGGATTCGAGCCCAAGCCGGCCTGGTGATGCGCGCTTTGCAGCCGCAGAAGGGACATCGCGTCTATGATGCAGGGGCTGGCGTTGGCATCTATACGCTCGAACTCGCCAGGCGATTTCCCGAGGTCAGCATCTTTGCGACGGACTTTTCTCCTGCCAGCATTGCGCTTCTTGATAGTCAAGCCCGCCAGCATGACTTTCGGAATATCGAGACGGAGGTTGCCGACATTTCGAATTTTAAATCTGATAAAAGACGTTTTGAAAGGGCCATGTGCCTGGACACCATTCAGCACATTTCGAGCAGCGCCGAACGCGTGGAGACAGTTCGAAATATCAACAGCATGTTGATTGCTGGAGGTATTTTCGTGTTGACGGCCTACCGCTGGGGTGGATGGATCAAACCGCCTCAGCCTAAAGAAGATAAGAATTATAATGGCACAGGTCTCTATCGCATGGCATTTACGAAGGATGAAATCGCGAACTTACTCAGAGAAGCGGGCTTCCGAAATGTTCGGAGTTTTGGCATTATCCGTATGCCAAACAAAATCAGAAAACACCTGCCGGCTGCGTTCGGATACACTGCGGAAAACATTCTGAATCAACTTGACCTCGCTGAGGACAAGGCGCAATATCTTATGGCTGTTGGTGTAAAATGATTTATTTGGCGATTACGATCGACACGGAGTGCGACAAGGGGCCACAGTGGCTTACACAAAAGCCATTTAAATTTGATGCTGTGGTTCGTGCGATACCTGAAATACTTCAACCTCTCTTCGAACGACACAATCTTAAACCAACATACTTATTGAGTCCGGAGGTGATTCTGGATCATTGCAGTTCAGATATTTTGGGCAATTTAGAAGGTAAGGTTGAGCTTGGCACACACTTGCATGCTGAATATGTTGAGCCATGTCCAAACTGGGATACCCCTGCGACCTTAGATTTTCAGTCACAATACTCGCCTGAAATAGAACGTCAAAAACTTGAAAATCTAACCCATCTGTTTCGACAAACCTTCGGATATTCGCCTCGGTCTTTTCGTGCTGGTCGTTTTGGGATCAGTCAATTCACATTGTCTATTCTCAACAAACTTGGATACCGCATTGATTCAAGTGTGACGCCATACTTGGACTGGCGCAGTTTGTCTACACAAAGCGTTAATTTTCTCGGAGCACCGGACCAGCCCTACTTTCCCGATTTGTATGACT
It contains:
- a CDS encoding class I SAM-dependent methyltransferase gives rise to the protein MNGAFMDSSTNTDLIRGKQVVQNNPSSNQLEEIRLRDAQAADYHDFIKSHRGEYWIRAQAGLVMRALQPQKGHRVYDAGAGVGIYTLELARRFPEVSIFATDFSPASIALLDSQARQHDFRNIETEVADISNFKSDKRRFERAMCLDTIQHISSSAERVETVRNINSMLIAGGIFVLTAYRWGGWIKPPQPKEDKNYNGTGLYRMAFTKDEIANLLREAGFRNVRSFGIIRMPNKIRKHLPAAFGYTAENILNQLDLAEDKAQYLMAVGVK
- a CDS encoding GNAT family N-acetyltransferase; the encoded protein is MIHIERIDTLAEFASLREEWNDLLAASGSESIHLRHEWLYTWAVHFLAKKDLLVLRLCEGNDTIGFAPLQVRTIRLRGMLPYRQVLFLGDPESDFSDFIVARHREQALRAIFARLRSRLTWGEMLFHNISDTSPNLYALKDILVRESAIVREQTKCYYIDTQAVTWEQYYATTSKSFVQQDLRRLHNHLRDKNWEVVESPLTDIHREIETIYFLHHCSQTRKARSSYYASDRYRRFIAAMMEELKRFGEIRLFYLLLDKKPIAFVLGFHFRKIFYYWNIGFDSAHQKLSPSKVLLAEVIQRCFHSGVNEFNFMRGDSDYKTRWTKQFRSNFQIRWLNERGFYGFFNQYRSHSGQTSRAEQPQLEPA
- a CDS encoding flippase, with amino-acid sequence MPVSTDTAGYLKKIAKNAGITAGGQLLSQVLGPITGIITTRALGAELYGIYTLTTYWTSMLADFSTLGFAGMLNRFSASYKGEGRLDKAKGTILLSLKIAFIAGSVLALGLALFAEPFCRYVIKQPEYATAFRFVSIAILFTALYSIFIAALNGLQQQGYVVLTNAVVANLTKLISLVVLLAFGFELYAALASSLLQDLIVLVLAGTFLLKVFPGLRERSLPATTEKKRSWKFSSTLFATSLFNKHTFQLDVVFLGMFCQPLEVGLYAVALRLQPLIYMPHTAIMQIFGPIVAELHARRQHNEMAKLYKTVTKWTTAFSLPIFLTIVLFYEPILSIFGKEFHGAVAALLILGVGNFFADMFGMSGQVLTMIGKPGVNLANAIVITVLSVTLYLLLIPQKGIVGAAVAYSLTHGIINMVRLFEVRHFLDIHPFKASLWKVPFAAGLALLGVLGLRSEWFLVAPPLWFLQLVIFWCVYAATVYMLRLDADDLVVVHALHRKFFRGRTR
- a CDS encoding class I SAM-dependent methyltransferase, with protein sequence MTSTAKIARLDFERYAITHRMHGYIPSSRRYVMDTYIKPGMKVLDLGCGDGQHLEYLAKSLPKRDLFGTEISQIRVDRVNKKGFTCAKVDGFRLPYADRAFDAIIFFEVIEHIPEVEVEPLLHEIARVLKPNGVVVGSTPNYPIKRYYDFSHRILSLFGRIPAFGGNGKKPPQTASETYPNESTAPLPKEATRRQPWLIHKVDQLFADDPTHQYFCSFNRIYRLGKKHFQDVELFTTFKAIAKPVVISNPVKLFSHKIVFVFKNCN